Proteins encoded within one genomic window of Ammonifex degensii KC4:
- a CDS encoding zinc ribbon domain-containing protein, whose translation MEYARIKYLHYLGDKRALRDELVSRGFTSPFGLSARMWKLCLEDALFTLERQWEAAIETVRGLVARHGGLTDEEKRYAFWLLYKPEKGSRPWERVQAIFTGEDVTGGQVKPDEADRLRVRNYLRRALRRVLGKRPRVKKARSFVVDPQMYRVFSTEKRQYIAVSTLTPGERVVVPLAGVHAVKGNLRLVLLPDERAVEVHISCEPAVFLPGDGEAGIDLGVTEVFTDDTGRKYRPEYGEALKEISDYLLDKSRKRQKLWALYRENLERDPAKARRIRKHNLGVLKQRERCRRFRRRCENEVNRAFNEFLKARRPRVVAYEDLSRLRGKAKSRGLSRRVSMWQRSIIRERMGFKWFVYSVEDPGPVNAAYSSQTCPVCGWPDPQNRSGDTFRCRKCGFTADADQVAAMNLKARLHDEEITRYTPRSKVKEILLRRYSGNGAV comes from the coding sequence GTGGAGTACGCCCGCATCAAGTACCTGCACTACCTGGGCGACAAGCGCGCCCTGCGTGACGAGCTGGTCTCCCGGGGTTTTACCAGTCCCTTCGGGCTTAGTGCCCGCATGTGGAAGCTCTGCCTGGAAGACGCCCTCTTCACCCTGGAGAGGCAGTGGGAAGCGGCCATAGAGACCGTAAGGGGCCTGGTCGCCCGCCACGGAGGACTCACCGACGAAGAAAAGCGCTACGCCTTCTGGCTGCTGTACAAGCCGGAGAAGGGCAGCCGCCCGTGGGAACGCGTCCAGGCCATCTTCACCGGCGAAGACGTCACCGGCGGGCAGGTGAAGCCGGACGAAGCCGACAGGCTGAGGGTGAGGAACTACCTGAGGCGCGCGCTCCGCCGCGTCCTCGGCAAAAGGCCGAGAGTAAAGAAGGCCCGCAGCTTCGTGGTGGACCCACAGATGTACCGGGTGTTTTCCACGGAGAAGAGGCAGTACATAGCGGTGTCTACTCTGACTCCCGGGGAGAGGGTGGTCGTCCCCCTGGCGGGGGTGCACGCGGTGAAGGGCAACCTGCGGCTGGTGCTCCTGCCCGACGAGCGGGCGGTGGAAGTCCACATAAGCTGTGAGCCGGCAGTCTTTCTCCCCGGGGACGGAGAGGCGGGCATAGACCTTGGCGTGACGGAGGTGTTCACCGACGACACGGGCAGGAAGTACCGGCCGGAGTACGGTGAAGCCCTCAAAGAGATCTCGGACTACCTCCTGGACAAGAGCAGGAAGCGCCAGAAGCTCTGGGCGCTGTACCGCGAGAACCTGGAAAGGGACCCCGCCAAAGCGCGGCGCATAAGGAAGCACAACCTGGGCGTCCTTAAGCAGCGGGAGCGGTGCCGGAGGTTCCGGCGGAGGTGCGAAAACGAAGTCAACCGCGCTTTCAACGAGTTCCTGAAGGCGCGCAGGCCCAGGGTAGTGGCCTACGAGGACCTGTCGCGTCTGCGGGGCAAGGCAAAGAGCAGAGGACTTTCCCGGAGGGTCTCCATGTGGCAGAGGAGCATCATCAGGGAGCGCATGGGGTTCAAGTGGTTTGTGTACTCGGTAGAGGACCCGGGGCCGGTGAACGCGGCCTATTCCAGCCAGACCTGCCCCGTGTGCGGGTGGCCAGACCCGCAGAACCGCAGTGGGGACACTTTCAGATGCAGGAAGTGCGGTTTCACCGCCGACGCCGACCAGGTGGCAGCGATGAACCTGAAGGCCAGGCTGCACGACGAGGAGATAACGCGGTATACGCCCAGGAGCAAGGTAAAGGAGATTTTGTTGCGTCGGTATTCCGGGAACGGCGCGGTCTAG
- a CDS encoding IS607 family transposase, translating to MKLYTIREAAEALGVSVSTLRLWDKKGILVPLRTPTGKRRYTEEMIQRALGLKKLRSEPRKVVLYARVSSKAQEPDLENQVAYLKEFAAGRGLCVDEIITDVGSALNWHRKGLMRLCDLVLRGEVKTVVVAYKDRLARFGFEFLEELFARFGCELVVVNRAEDASPAQELAEDLVSIVQHFAARLYGQRTYRARKLVKKVKEALADAADGEAEEPAAEQRKVGQAGRDR from the coding sequence GTGAAGCTCTACACGATCAGGGAAGCGGCAGAAGCGCTGGGGGTCAGCGTTTCCACCCTGCGCTTGTGGGATAAGAAGGGCATCCTCGTACCCCTGAGGACACCCACAGGCAAGCGGCGCTACACAGAAGAGATGATCCAGCGGGCGCTGGGCCTCAAAAAGCTGAGGTCTGAGCCCCGGAAGGTGGTGCTTTACGCCCGCGTGTCCTCAAAGGCGCAAGAACCCGACCTGGAAAACCAGGTGGCTTACCTCAAGGAGTTCGCCGCCGGGAGGGGACTCTGCGTCGACGAGATAATCACCGACGTGGGTTCGGCCTTAAACTGGCACCGCAAGGGCCTCATGAGGCTCTGCGACCTGGTGCTCCGGGGGGAGGTCAAGACGGTCGTCGTGGCTTATAAGGACCGGTTGGCGCGCTTCGGCTTCGAGTTCCTGGAAGAGCTCTTCGCCCGCTTCGGGTGCGAGCTGGTGGTGGTCAACCGGGCGGAGGACGCCTCTCCCGCGCAGGAGCTGGCCGAAGACCTGGTGAGCATCGTGCAGCACTTCGCCGCCAGGCTTTACGGCCAGCGGACGTACAGGGCCCGGAAGCTGGTAAAAAAGGTGAAGGAGGCGCTGGCGGATGCGGCGGACGGTGAGGCAGAAGAGCCTGCCGCTGAACAGCGGAAAGTGGGCCAGGCTGGTCGAGACCGCTGA
- a CDS encoding permease: protein MRTYWTLLRRYALFGAVVVVDLLLCWQNPGISALAVKNSLSYLAEMLLFFPPIMVLVGLLDTWVPREVVEKNVGPRSGARGVAISILAATAAAGPLYAGFPVADALLKKGCRLANAVIFLGAWATIKIPMLLAEAKFVGLAFALWRLALTLLAIIITGYLVERILQAGGQEGTFCASENTWRR from the coding sequence GTGAGGACGTACTGGACTCTCCTGCGGAGGTACGCCCTCTTTGGGGCAGTAGTGGTAGTGGACCTCCTTTTGTGCTGGCAGAACCCGGGGATAAGCGCGCTGGCCGTAAAGAACTCCCTCTCTTACCTGGCAGAAATGCTTTTGTTTTTTCCTCCCATCATGGTGCTGGTGGGCCTGCTGGATACATGGGTGCCCCGGGAGGTGGTGGAGAAGAACGTGGGGCCGCGCTCCGGGGCGCGCGGCGTGGCCATCTCCATCCTCGCAGCTACGGCGGCTGCCGGCCCGCTTTACGCCGGCTTTCCGGTAGCCGATGCCCTCTTAAAGAAGGGCTGCCGCCTGGCCAATGCAGTGATCTTCCTGGGAGCCTGGGCGACCATTAAAATCCCCATGCTACTGGCGGAAGCAAAGTTCGTGGGGCTGGCCTTTGCCCTCTGGCGCCTGGCGCTGACCCTGCTGGCTATCATTATCACCGGCTACCTAGTGGAAAGGATCTTGCAAGCGGGTGGCCAGGAAGGTACTTTTTGCGCTTCGGAGAATACTTGGAGAAGGTGA
- a CDS encoding helix-turn-helix transcriptional regulator, giving the protein MCQSHGHGHRHGSCRCAASIERFMQPCLLLLLRRRPTHGYELMRYLEEFGFSGEDLDPGTVYRNLRRLEEEGLVSSRWDTSGGGPARRLYRLTPEGEEMLAAWVEVIKRQKSRLELFLQKYQEEFGRLE; this is encoded by the coding sequence ATGTGCCAGAGCCACGGTCACGGCCACCGCCACGGGAGTTGCCGGTGCGCCGCTTCCATAGAGCGCTTTATGCAGCCATGCCTCTTGCTGCTCCTGCGCCGGCGGCCTACTCACGGCTACGAGCTCATGCGCTACTTAGAGGAGTTTGGCTTCAGCGGCGAGGACCTCGACCCAGGAACCGTCTACCGCAACCTGCGCCGCCTGGAGGAAGAGGGTCTGGTTTCCTCCCGCTGGGACACCAGCGGCGGGGGCCCGGCCCGGCGCCTCTACCGCCTCACTCCCGAGGGGGAAGAGATGCTGGCGGCCTGGGTGGAGGTCATAAAACGCCAGAAGAGCCGCCTGGAGCTTTTCCTGCAGAAATATCAGGAGGAGTTCGGTAGGCTAGAATGA
- the metE gene encoding 5-methyltetrahydropteroyltriglutamate--homocysteine S-methyltransferase: MRISNLGYPRIGENRELKWLLEAYWEGKLEEEDFRKRVFQLEENHWRRQLALGVEILPVGDFSLYDHVLDMAFALGLIPQRFEPLEKEGSLKLYFALARGAEGIRACALKKWFDTNYHYLVPEWEKEPRLASNPYLEAFRRAKQALGVSGKPVLLGPFTLMKLSRGYKDWREALESLLSPYAALLEQLVEAGAEWVQIDEPALVLDLERPEIEAVEKVYNYLVENTKVRIMLQTYFGSLSCYPEVMRLPVAGVGLDLVSGRKHNLANLEHYGFPKDKVLGAGLVNGRNVWRTDIKAALELVKYLTSFVSPDRLWLQPSCSLLHLPVSVAGEKGLPPELKNALSFADERLKELRILKEALTRGEETVREEIEEASRARQALDAMPGRVVPAVRRRVSALGEEEFVRSVPFEERQQLQAEKLNLSPLPTTTIGSFPQTPTLRSIRARFRRGEISKQEYREFIRQEIARWIRIQEEIGLDVLVHGEFERSDMVEFFAAKLSGFALTANGWVQSYGSRCVKPPILYGDVWRRESLTVAETSYAQSLTSKPVKGILTGPVTMIKWSFVREDLEEEQIAYQIALALRDEIAELEKEGIRIIQVDEPAFREALPLKKRERPQYLLWSAQAFRLATAGVKPETQIHTHMCYADLEEVLPALEGMDPDVVSVEAARGGAELVEQLGRHGFRRGIGLGVFDVHSPYLPQEEEMERFLSRVLEVFPPDRLWVNPDCGLKTRKEEEAVEALRRMVAAARRLRARLGR, from the coding sequence TTGCGGATCAGTAACCTGGGCTATCCCCGCATAGGAGAGAACCGGGAGCTGAAGTGGCTCCTGGAAGCTTATTGGGAAGGAAAGCTGGAAGAAGAAGATTTCAGAAAACGGGTCTTTCAGCTAGAGGAGAACCACTGGCGCAGGCAGCTGGCCTTAGGGGTAGAGATTCTGCCGGTAGGCGACTTTTCCCTCTACGATCACGTGTTGGATATGGCCTTCGCCTTAGGGCTTATTCCTCAGCGCTTCGAGCCCCTGGAAAAGGAAGGTTCGCTCAAGCTTTACTTCGCCTTAGCCCGGGGGGCGGAAGGAATAAGGGCCTGTGCCTTGAAGAAGTGGTTCGACACCAACTACCACTACCTGGTGCCCGAGTGGGAAAAAGAACCACGCCTGGCGTCTAACCCCTATTTGGAGGCTTTCCGGCGGGCCAAACAAGCCTTGGGAGTTAGCGGCAAGCCGGTTCTGCTCGGCCCCTTCACCCTGATGAAGCTTTCCCGCGGTTATAAGGACTGGCGGGAGGCCCTGGAAAGCCTGCTTTCGCCTTACGCTGCCCTGCTTGAGCAGCTGGTCGAGGCCGGGGCCGAATGGGTGCAGATAGACGAGCCGGCCCTGGTTCTGGATCTCGAACGCCCGGAGATAGAAGCGGTGGAAAAAGTATATAATTACCTGGTAGAAAATACAAAGGTTCGCATCATGCTTCAGACCTACTTCGGCAGCTTGAGCTGCTATCCCGAGGTCATGCGTCTGCCCGTGGCCGGCGTGGGTCTGGATCTGGTAAGCGGCAGGAAGCACAACCTGGCCAACTTAGAACACTACGGTTTCCCCAAAGATAAGGTGCTGGGAGCTGGACTGGTTAACGGGCGCAACGTCTGGCGGACGGACATCAAAGCAGCTTTGGAACTAGTCAAGTACCTTACCAGTTTCGTTTCCCCAGACCGCCTGTGGCTCCAGCCTTCCTGCAGTCTCCTCCACCTGCCGGTATCGGTGGCGGGGGAGAAGGGGCTCCCGCCGGAACTCAAGAACGCCCTGAGCTTCGCCGACGAGCGTTTGAAAGAACTGAGGATATTGAAAGAAGCTTTGACCAGGGGAGAAGAGACGGTCCGGGAAGAGATAGAGGAGGCCAGCCGGGCCAGACAGGCCCTGGACGCCATGCCGGGGCGGGTGGTTCCCGCCGTGCGCCGCCGGGTAAGCGCGCTTGGCGAAGAAGAGTTCGTCCGCAGCGTGCCCTTCGAAGAACGCCAGCAGCTGCAGGCAGAGAAGCTCAACCTCTCCCCGCTTCCCACCACTACTATAGGAAGCTTTCCTCAGACGCCAACTTTGCGCTCCATCAGAGCTCGCTTCCGGCGGGGAGAGATAAGCAAGCAGGAATACCGCGAATTCATCCGGCAGGAGATAGCCCGGTGGATCAGGATCCAGGAAGAGATCGGCCTGGACGTGCTGGTGCACGGCGAATTTGAGCGCAGCGACATGGTGGAGTTCTTCGCTGCCAAGCTTTCCGGCTTCGCCTTAACTGCTAACGGCTGGGTGCAGTCCTACGGTTCACGCTGTGTGAAGCCCCCTATCCTTTACGGCGATGTCTGGCGCCGGGAAAGCCTGACGGTGGCGGAGACGAGCTACGCCCAGTCGCTCACCTCCAAGCCGGTGAAGGGCATTCTCACGGGGCCGGTAACCATGATCAAGTGGTCCTTCGTGCGCGAGGACCTGGAAGAAGAGCAGATAGCCTACCAGATAGCGCTGGCCCTGCGGGATGAGATAGCGGAGCTGGAGAAGGAAGGGATCAGGATAATCCAGGTGGACGAGCCGGCCTTTCGTGAGGCCTTACCTCTTAAGAAGCGGGAGCGCCCTCAATATCTGCTCTGGTCGGCGCAGGCCTTCCGCCTGGCCACCGCCGGGGTCAAGCCCGAGACTCAGATCCACACCCACATGTGCTACGCCGATCTGGAAGAAGTCCTGCCGGCTCTGGAGGGCATGGATCCCGACGTAGTATCGGTAGAGGCTGCGCGAGGCGGGGCGGAGCTCGTGGAACAGCTCGGGCGCCATGGTTTTCGCCGGGGAATAGGCCTGGGGGTCTTCGACGTCCACAGCCCTTACCTTCCCCAGGAGGAAGAGATGGAGCGCTTCTTGAGCCGGGTGCTGGAGGTCTTCCCGCCGGATAGGTTATGGGTCAATCCCGACTGCGGTCTCAAGACACGCAAAGAGGAGGAAGCTGTGGAAGCCTTAAGGCGCATGGTCGCCGCGGCCAGGCGTCTGCGGGCAAGGCTGGGGAGGTAG
- a CDS encoding Crp/Fnr family transcriptional regulator: MARCHECAVRPVTVVKYLSPPHLEEFAAHLVVRFYAPGEEIFSPERKSQRVAIVRQGWVKIFSLGESGKEQILELVGPGGFLGEEAVLPHASGAFTFASALTPVEICEMPAKLFRRLLGDFPLLAQAFEECLIKRLHWARELASLLALEPACKRLERLLVHLMAEKDFPLSPSVSLLASLAGLTPETVSRCLSRWRREGVIKRQGRRIIFCYTRTQEKDS; this comes from the coding sequence ATGGCTCGCTGCCACGAGTGTGCCGTGCGGCCGGTAACCGTGGTGAAGTATCTTTCGCCCCCACATCTGGAGGAGTTCGCCGCCCATTTAGTGGTTCGCTTCTATGCTCCCGGAGAAGAGATCTTTTCTCCGGAGCGAAAGAGCCAGCGGGTGGCCATCGTGCGGCAGGGGTGGGTGAAGATCTTTTCCCTGGGAGAGTCCGGGAAAGAGCAGATCCTGGAGTTGGTAGGCCCGGGGGGCTTTTTGGGGGAAGAAGCCGTTTTGCCCCACGCCTCCGGGGCTTTTACCTTCGCCTCTGCTCTCACGCCGGTAGAAATATGCGAGATGCCTGCCAAACTCTTTCGTCGCCTGCTCGGCGACTTCCCCCTTTTAGCCCAGGCCTTCGAGGAGTGCCTGATAAAGCGGCTACACTGGGCTAGAGAACTGGCTTCTCTACTGGCGCTGGAGCCGGCCTGCAAGCGCCTGGAAAGGTTGCTCGTACATCTCATGGCGGAAAAAGATTTCCCCCTTTCTCCGAGTGTTTCCCTGCTGGCCTCCTTAGCCGGCCTTACTCCGGAGACCGTTTCCCGCTGCCTTTCCCGCTGGCGGCGCGAGGGAGTAATCAAGCGCCAGGGTCGCCGGATCATTTTCTGCTACACCAGAACCCAGGAGAAAGATTCTTGA
- a CDS encoding IS200/IS605 family accessory protein TnpB-related protein yields the protein MSGSSRRRRERERLKKSLSRLTPRSEEWQKKVERLKKVKFVLHQKKRRLRNLRHKLEAVRRNLESGRYPICFGGRKLFKAQHNLEANGFQDHAEWLLAWRKARSGNFLVLGSKDEMCGNQTCTYTKDNTLRVRVPDRLRARFGHWVLIKSVRFPYGQEHLDRVRRPVCVVKGRKVYRAVTYRFVRRKGAWYLFATVERDDPAPSTSRQNGAVGIDLNDGFLRVGEVDRSGNPVNEFKVPVAMRDRTRGQVTAALGEAVKKVVLYAKEKGKPVVIEDLDFTGKKQGLRESNSRYARMLSGFAYRKFRVMVESCCSREGVELLRANPFATSLIGQLKFMARYGLSPHGAAACVIARRGLGFGLERAPEVLAPGIPPRGRASRRGYWRQVCKSLKRGPGPGLRVDVLYADRFLSPAFELLPCRCGRL from the coding sequence TTGAGCGGTTCATCGAGAAGAAGGAGAGAGCGGGAGAGGCTTAAGAAGTCCCTGTCCAGGCTGACACCCCGCTCGGAAGAGTGGCAGAAGAAGGTCGAGCGCCTGAAGAAGGTAAAGTTCGTCCTTCACCAGAAGAAGCGGCGTTTGAGGAACCTGAGGCACAAGCTGGAGGCGGTGCGGAGGAACCTGGAGTCAGGCCGGTACCCCATCTGTTTCGGCGGCCGGAAGCTCTTCAAGGCCCAGCACAATCTGGAGGCAAACGGTTTCCAGGACCACGCGGAGTGGCTGCTTGCTTGGCGGAAAGCGCGTTCGGGCAATTTCCTGGTACTCGGCTCTAAAGACGAAATGTGCGGCAACCAGACCTGCACTTACACTAAGGACAACACGCTGCGGGTCAGGGTTCCGGACCGGCTGCGGGCCAGGTTTGGGCACTGGGTCTTGATCAAGTCTGTCCGCTTCCCGTACGGCCAGGAGCACCTGGACCGGGTAAGACGACCGGTATGTGTTGTGAAGGGCCGGAAAGTCTACCGTGCGGTCACGTACCGCTTCGTGCGGCGCAAAGGGGCCTGGTACCTTTTTGCCACGGTGGAGCGGGACGACCCGGCACCTTCGACGAGCAGGCAAAACGGCGCGGTGGGCATCGACCTGAACGACGGCTTTTTACGGGTGGGTGAAGTGGACCGGTCCGGCAACCCGGTAAACGAGTTTAAGGTCCCCGTAGCCATGAGGGACAGGACGAGGGGGCAAGTGACTGCGGCCCTGGGTGAAGCGGTCAAAAAGGTCGTCCTGTACGCGAAGGAAAAGGGAAAGCCGGTGGTCATAGAGGACCTGGACTTTACCGGGAAGAAGCAGGGCTTGAGGGAGTCCAACTCCCGGTATGCCCGCATGCTCTCGGGCTTCGCCTACAGGAAGTTCCGCGTGATGGTCGAGTCCTGCTGCTCGCGTGAGGGCGTGGAGCTCTTGCGGGCCAACCCGTTTGCGACGTCGCTTATAGGGCAGCTGAAGTTCATGGCCAGGTACGGTTTAAGCCCGCATGGTGCGGCGGCGTGTGTGATAGCCCGGCGCGGCCTGGGCTTTGGCCTGGAGCGGGCACCGGAAGTTTTAGCCCCGGGAATCCCGCCGCGGGGGAGGGCCTCACGGCGGGGCTACTGGCGGCAGGTGTGTAAGTCTCTCAAGCGCGGTCCCGGCCCCGGCCTCCGCGTGGACGTGCTCTACGCCGACAGGTTCTTATCCCCGGCCTTTGAGCTTCTTCCGTGCCGGTGTGGCAGGCTTTGA
- a CDS encoding class I SAM-dependent methyltransferase — protein sequence MSWVCRSFAEGVIILCGELKYDFQIDLSDTHSAHGKVLRLVGWGKKVLEVGCATGYLTRALKERFWCTVDAVEIDPEAAARARPFCAQLLVGDVEELPLEVYFAPESYDVILLADVLEHLREPWMVLRRLRPLLREKGYVVASIPNIAHAAVILELFEGRFRYRPRGLLDETHLRFFTREGVEELFAGNGYLITYWDRVALPPALTEFGTDLSRFPEEVIRFLYKKNRDADTYQFIVKAVRAE from the coding sequence ATGTCTTGGGTTTGCCGTTCTTTTGCTGAGGGGGTGATAATCTTGTGCGGGGAACTGAAGTATGACTTCCAGATCGATTTAAGCGACACCCATTCCGCCCACGGGAAGGTCCTCCGCTTGGTTGGTTGGGGGAAGAAGGTGCTCGAGGTCGGGTGCGCTACCGGGTACCTCACGCGGGCGCTCAAGGAGCGCTTCTGGTGCACCGTTGATGCTGTAGAGATTGACCCGGAAGCGGCGGCGCGGGCACGCCCTTTCTGCGCGCAACTCTTAGTAGGCGATGTCGAGGAACTTCCCCTCGAGGTGTACTTTGCGCCGGAGAGCTACGATGTAATCCTCCTCGCCGACGTTCTTGAGCATCTCCGTGAGCCCTGGATGGTACTGCGGCGGCTGCGCCCCTTGCTAAGGGAAAAGGGCTACGTAGTTGCTTCTATTCCCAATATCGCGCACGCGGCAGTGATCTTGGAACTCTTCGAGGGGCGGTTTCGGTACCGGCCGCGCGGTTTGCTCGACGAAACCCACCTCCGATTTTTCACGCGGGAGGGGGTGGAGGAGCTCTTTGCGGGGAACGGCTACCTGATTACCTACTGGGACCGAGTGGCGCTTCCGCCCGCCTTGACGGAGTTTGGCACAGATCTTTCCCGCTTTCCGGAGGAAGTTATCCGTTTTCTCTACAAGAAAAACAGGGATGCGGATACCTACCAGTTCATTGTGAAGGCGGTGCGGGCAGAATAG
- a CDS encoding DUF6385 domain-containing protein has product MSLQGVITVPNFKVFQDVPDEMRVKIFGSQDVALNTDASGRLAITSPGLAITTGTGSLAVSIGTGDLPVTSTGLAITTGTGALAVSIGTGNVPVTSTGLAITTGAGALSVSIGTGDLPVTSTGLAITTGTGSLSVCIGTGIVGTAINSRTILDTSEDITVTTVYAPAVTTNVLEYITYTLAVVNTGTTAAQVKIQISPNNTDWIDDGTAVTVDAGALVTLVPSIFLKYVRLAAIATTTSATLTAFIQGQK; this is encoded by the coding sequence ATGTCCCTGCAAGGAGTGATAACCGTGCCCAACTTTAAGGTTTTCCAAGATGTTCCTGACGAGATGCGGGTGAAAATCTTTGGCAGCCAGGACGTAGCCCTGAACACCGATGCCAGCGGCCGGCTGGCCATTACCTCCCCCGGTCTGGCGATTACCACCGGCACGGGCTCACTTGCTGTCTCGATCGGTACTGGTGACCTTCCCGTCACCTCGACGGGGCTCGCCATCACAACTGGCACAGGAGCACTTGCCGTCTCAATCGGGACAGGTAATGTGCCGGTGACTTCAACCGGTTTGGCCATCACTACCGGTGCAGGAGCGCTTTCGGTTTCAATCGGTACGGGAGACCTTCCGGTAACCTCCACCGGCTTAGCCATCACCACCGGCACCGGATCGCTCTCCGTCTGCATCGGCACCGGCATAGTGGGTACCGCAATTAACTCCCGCACAATTCTCGACACCTCGGAGGATATCACCGTCACCACCGTCTATGCGCCGGCCGTAACAACCAACGTCCTCGAGTACATCACCTACACCCTGGCCGTGGTCAACACCGGCACCACTGCCGCCCAGGTGAAGATCCAGATCAGCCCGAACAACACAGACTGGATCGACGATGGCACCGCAGTTACCGTTGATGCGGGAGCCCTCGTCACCTTAGTGCCCTCGATTTTTCTCAAGTACGTGCGGCTGGCCGCTATCGCCACTACCACCAGCGCTACCCTTACCGCCTTTATCCAAGGGCAGAAGTAA
- a CDS encoding tetratricopeptide repeat-containing glycosyltransferase family 2 protein translates to MADRISLCLIVKDEAAYLARAIESSRAAADEIIVVDTGSRDDSPAIARRLGAKVFHFRWRGDFSAARNFALEQATGEWILFLDADEEFAEGDAQKLREIVAATDVEGYFFKIINFYNTENRVEQAPDVVFRFFRNHPDHRYEGRVHEQIIPAIMRRNPEARFAIREDITLFHYGYLEANLTAKRKRERNLQLMEQEAARSPDDPVVNFHLGVEYFRQGNYSRATQAFLRAAAGSSPAVVYGPKLLKYLVQSLYLAGEKDEALRAATNGLAVYPDHPYLHFARGVLLFEKGDYAAAQEAFLQARAHRQCPAYYAVEEAVTGYQTLYYLGRCAEERGDLEEALAHYLAAVRENTEFVPAVARIVHILNPREYPEDTVESLNRVFDLSAPRARRILAEIFLAEGAAELARRFLQAER, encoded by the coding sequence TTGGCCGATCGCATTTCGCTCTGCTTGATTGTTAAGGACGAGGCAGCCTACTTGGCGCGGGCAATTGAAAGTTCCCGGGCAGCGGCCGACGAGATTATCGTGGTCGATACCGGCTCCCGGGACGATTCGCCGGCCATAGCCCGCCGCCTTGGCGCAAAAGTTTTTCACTTTCGCTGGCGGGGAGACTTCAGCGCCGCGCGCAACTTCGCCTTGGAGCAGGCAACGGGGGAATGGATTCTTTTTCTCGACGCGGACGAGGAGTTTGCGGAGGGAGATGCGCAAAAACTGCGGGAAATTGTGGCAGCTACGGATGTGGAGGGGTATTTTTTCAAGATTATCAACTTTTACAATACGGAAAACCGAGTTGAGCAAGCGCCGGACGTAGTTTTTCGCTTTTTCCGGAACCATCCGGATCACCGCTACGAGGGAAGGGTTCACGAACAAATTATCCCGGCGATCATGCGCCGCAACCCAGAGGCCCGCTTTGCCATCCGGGAGGACATAACGCTTTTTCACTACGGTTATCTTGAGGCCAACCTTACCGCGAAGCGAAAGCGGGAGCGAAACCTGCAGCTTATGGAGCAAGAAGCAGCGCGGTCTCCGGACGACCCCGTGGTAAATTTCCACCTGGGCGTGGAGTACTTCCGGCAGGGCAACTATTCTCGTGCTACCCAAGCTTTCCTGCGGGCGGCAGCGGGGTCGAGCCCCGCAGTGGTTTATGGCCCGAAGCTCCTCAAGTACCTGGTTCAGAGCCTTTACCTTGCCGGGGAGAAGGATGAGGCGCTCCGCGCGGCAACGAACGGTCTTGCGGTTTACCCCGACCACCCTTACCTCCATTTTGCGCGCGGTGTCTTGCTTTTCGAAAAAGGAGATTACGCGGCGGCGCAGGAGGCGTTTTTGCAGGCGCGCGCCCACCGGCAGTGCCCCGCCTATTACGCGGTGGAGGAGGCGGTGACTGGTTACCAGACACTTTACTACCTGGGGCGGTGCGCCGAGGAACGCGGTGATTTAGAGGAAGCGCTGGCCCACTACCTGGCGGCGGTCCGCGAAAACACGGAGTTCGTGCCAGCGGTAGCTCGGATTGTTCACATCCTCAACCCGCGGGAGTACCCGGAAGATACGGTTGAATCTTTGAACCGGGTCTTCGATCTTTCCGCGCCGCGCGCACGCCGCATCCTGGCGGAAATTTTTCTGGCAGAGGGCGCGGCAGAGCTTGCCCGGCGCTTCCTGCAGGCCGAGAGGTAA